The window AGTAACACTTTTTATATACTGGCCTTTTGCCCCTGAAGGCTTGGCTTTGATGATGGCATCCATAAAAGCTGCCAGGTTCTCAAGAATCTTTTGAGGGCCAAAAGAAACCCTTCCTACAGGAGCATGCACTACACCAGCCCTGTCAACCTTAAAGTCCACCTTACCTGATTTAATATCTTTGACGGCTTTGGCCACATCCCAGGTGACCGTCCCTGTTTTGGCACTGGGCATTAGGCCTCTAGGCCCAAGAATTTTTCCAATTCTTCCCACAAGGGGCATCATATCAGGTGTGGCCACCGCTTTATCAAAATCAAGCCATCCTTCTTGGATCTTTTTCACCAAGTCTTCAGCTCCCACGTAATCCGCACCAGCAGCCTCAGCTTCTTTAGCCTTATCGCCTTTGGCAAAGACCGCCACTCGAGGTGCTTTACCAGTTCCGTGGGGAAGCACCACTGAACCCCTTACCATCTGGTCCGCATGGCGAGGATCAACCCCAAGGACTACGGCAACGTCAACACTTTCATCAAACTTGGCATAAGCATTATCAAGCGCAAGTTTTACCGCCTCTTCAAAGCTATATCTCTTTGAACGATCTATTTTCGCTAATGCATCCGCATATTTTTTTCCACGCGCCATGAGCCTACCCCTCTACTATTTCTATGCCCATACTACGGGCAGTACCTTCAATAGTACGCATAGCTGCCTCTAAATCAGCAGCCTGAAGATCTGGCATTTTTATTTTAGCGATCTCTTCGACTTGTTTTCTGGTCACCGTACCCACTTTTTGTCTTTTAGGGTCTGAAGCCCCCTTTTCAATACCAGCGGCCTTTTTGAGGAGAATAGATGCCGGCGGAGTCTTCAAAATAAATGTAAAAGAGCGGTCAGCATAAACCGTAATAACCGCGGGAATGATCATTCCTTCCTGGCCTTTTGTCTTGGCATTAAAGGCCTTACAAAATTCCATTATGTTCACACCGTGCTGACCAAGCGCAGGCCCCACTGGAGGAGACGGATTAGCCTGCCCTGCTGGGAGTT of the Thermodesulfatator atlanticus DSM 21156 genome contains:
- the rplA gene encoding 50S ribosomal protein L1: MARGKKYADALAKIDRSKRYSFEEAVKLALDNAYAKFDESVDVAVVLGVDPRHADQMVRGSVVLPHGTGKAPRVAVFAKGDKAKEAEAAGADYVGAEDLVKKIQEGWLDFDKAVATPDMMPLVGRIGKILGPRGLMPSAKTGTVTWDVAKAVKDIKSGKVDFKVDRAGVVHAPVGRVSFGPQKILENLAAFMDAIIKAKPSGAKGQYIKSVTLSTTMGPGIKVDPQDVKNLLDKYGRD
- the rplK gene encoding 50S ribosomal protein L11 encodes the protein MAKKVIAVIKLQLPAGQANPSPPVGPALGQHGVNIMEFCKAFNAKTKGQEGMIIPAVITVYADRSFTFILKTPPASILLKKAAGIEKGASDPKRQKVGTVTRKQVEEIAKIKMPDLQAADLEAAMRTIEGTARSMGIEIVEG